The following are encoded together in the Onychostoma macrolepis isolate SWU-2019 chromosome 03, ASM1243209v1, whole genome shotgun sequence genome:
- the LOC131534251 gene encoding gastrula zinc finger protein XlCGF49.1-like encodes RKKNILAVCRLKRLPHEKELRRPELEVSSANTVESFTHKGNLKKHIQIHTGEKPYACTQCGKSFTQSESLKVHIRIHTGEKPYTCQQCGKSFTQKEHLQVHMRVHTGEKPFTCTQCGKSFTEKRNLNLHMSVHTGEKSFTCQQCGRSFTTAINLRCHMRIHTEDHM; translated from the coding sequence cggaagaaaaatattttagctGTTTGCAGATTAAAAAGACTTCCACACGAAAAAGAGCTCAGAAGACCGGAACTAGAGGTTTCTTCTGCCAACACTGTAGAAAGTTTTACTCATAAAGGAAACCTTAAAAAGCACATAcaaattcacactggagagaagccttatgcatgcactcagtgtggaaagagtttcacacaaagTGAAAGTCTTAAAGTCCACAtaagaattcacactggagagaagccataCACATGCCaacagtgtgggaagagtttcacacaaaaaGAACATCTTCAAgtccacatgagagttcacacaggagagaagccttttacatgcactcagtgtggaaagagcttcacTGAGAAGAGAAACTTAAATCTCCACATGAgcgttcacactggagagaagtcTTTCActtgccaacagtgtggaagaAGCTTCACAACAGCAATAAACCTCAGGtgtcacatgagaattcacaccgaagatcacatgtga